Proteins encoded by one window of Oligoflexus sp.:
- a CDS encoding ABC transporter substrate-binding protein → MPVRFLLLLFACWSWPLAAQNNAAEQSAVSDDSELCLKLFQKTVMAFQELNRKLPPNTMVPHNSPLVPLLGLQPDDCSQPGTMALIEKALGQHSGRVALLLPFTKMPKAVGQELLRSVHSWMQSKGLNPGRLIIWRDTEGNREKLERQLAQVVWQHGASIIIGGLFQNEAPFLTQWADRLRIPAIILNRKPEGIVSKYTFYMGPDYKLLASGLTRYALSRNMKRIAIMSPQFSHDEALVAAFRAQAQHLQIQITGPLIYNPADYASIDGILRKLFHIDDEARNQELLDLVNKSKEAAEELGVPFDPKTLVLPPVIDVDAILIADHFKNVRHLSKVLAFYGVKRLPLLGIPKWRAYELIDPPDENLVGSVFVDYLGSYKQLPYGIQAPTVDKEYFAEGPAAGSVDLRLVVHHALFSALQALAGPRSPRFAIYKKLETSAGPRESFLSGPQIFRSDHSANWPTFLFGVGAGSISILQTWNPLTGPARTSSTRP, encoded by the coding sequence ATGCCGGTTCGCTTCTTGCTGCTTCTGTTCGCCTGCTGGAGCTGGCCGCTGGCCGCCCAGAATAATGCCGCTGAACAAAGCGCTGTCAGTGATGATAGCGAACTTTGTCTGAAACTGTTTCAAAAAACGGTCATGGCCTTTCAGGAACTGAATCGCAAACTGCCGCCGAACACCATGGTGCCCCACAATTCCCCTTTGGTGCCGCTGCTCGGTCTGCAGCCTGATGATTGCAGTCAGCCGGGAACCATGGCGCTGATTGAAAAAGCCCTCGGTCAGCACAGTGGCCGCGTGGCGCTTCTTCTGCCCTTCACCAAAATGCCGAAGGCCGTCGGCCAGGAGCTTTTACGCAGCGTTCACAGCTGGATGCAGAGCAAAGGTTTGAACCCGGGCCGCCTTATCATCTGGCGTGATACCGAAGGCAATCGCGAGAAATTGGAAAGGCAGCTGGCGCAGGTCGTCTGGCAGCATGGGGCCTCGATCATCATCGGCGGTCTTTTTCAGAATGAAGCGCCCTTTCTGACCCAATGGGCGGATCGTCTGCGGATTCCTGCGATCATACTCAATCGCAAACCGGAAGGCATCGTCAGCAAATATACCTTTTACATGGGGCCCGACTATAAGCTCCTGGCTTCGGGTTTGACCCGCTATGCCCTGAGTCGCAACATGAAACGCATTGCGATCATGAGTCCCCAGTTTTCCCATGATGAGGCGCTGGTCGCCGCCTTTCGCGCCCAGGCGCAGCATCTGCAGATCCAGATCACTGGGCCTTTGATCTATAATCCTGCGGATTACGCGTCGATTGATGGCATTCTGCGCAAGCTCTTCCACATAGATGATGAGGCTCGGAATCAGGAGCTTTTGGACCTTGTGAACAAGAGCAAGGAAGCCGCCGAGGAGCTAGGCGTTCCCTTTGATCCGAAGACTCTGGTGCTGCCGCCCGTGATTGATGTCGATGCGATCCTGATTGCCGATCATTTCAAAAATGTGCGGCACCTCAGCAAGGTACTGGCCTTTTACGGTGTGAAGCGGCTGCCTCTGCTCGGCATTCCCAAGTGGCGAGCTTATGAATTGATTGATCCGCCCGATGAAAACCTCGTGGGCTCCGTCTTCGTCGATTACCTTGGGAGCTATAAGCAGCTTCCCTATGGTATTCAGGCTCCGACTGTGGACAAGGAATACTTTGCAGAAGGACCCGCGGCGGGTTCCGTCGACCTGCGACTTGTCGTTCATCATGCTTTATTCTCGGCGCTGCAGGCGCTGGCCGGTCCCCGCAGCCCGCGCTTTGCGATCTATAAAAAGCTCGAAACGAGTGCCGGGCCGCGCGAGAGTTTTCTGTCCGGCCCTCAGATTTTCCGCAGCGATCACAGCGCGAACTGGCCTACATTTCTATTCGGAGTCGGCGCCGGTTCCATCTCCATCCTGCAAACCTGGAACCCTTTAACAGGTCCGGCCCGCACCAGCTCTACGCGCCCCTGA
- a CDS encoding pentapeptide repeat-containing protein, which translates to MKAQTGSQKWVQTLLGLIISAWAFPTLALDAETKSRILDTRNCKGCKLQGEALTGLDLRSVLFEQADLRGVRLAGRDLSHAVFKGANLIGADFTGANLAEADFSEADLTGTKLQKANLRGTIFTDAKLIKADLRDADLKGAQLNGTKAMNAKLSGAKLREANFFETDLSGTDLKGQVLTGLDLTSSILKGADLTGVNLNRANLDSVDLRGANLTMALLLEANLSGAQLEGTRLTRANLSHANLMSARCDKADFSQANLQRINALGASFVNADLRGARLLDADLTQAKFRNANLEGSLVKGASVCDSDLPPAVKKQGSCAEASFITDVDDL; encoded by the coding sequence ATGAAAGCCCAAACAGGCAGCCAAAAATGGGTGCAGACACTGCTGGGCCTAATAATAAGTGCATGGGCCTTTCCCACTCTTGCCCTTGATGCCGAAACCAAATCCCGCATACTGGATACCCGCAACTGCAAGGGCTGCAAGCTCCAAGGGGAAGCTCTGACCGGCCTTGACCTGCGCAGCGTGCTCTTTGAACAGGCGGATTTGCGCGGCGTGCGCCTCGCCGGTCGTGATCTGAGTCACGCCGTTTTCAAAGGCGCGAATCTGATCGGCGCGGATTTCACCGGCGCGAACCTTGCTGAGGCCGATTTTTCCGAAGCCGATCTTACCGGCACGAAATTGCAAAAAGCCAATCTGCGTGGAACGATTTTCACGGACGCTAAACTTATCAAGGCCGATCTTCGCGATGCGGACCTCAAGGGCGCGCAGCTGAATGGAACCAAGGCGATGAATGCCAAGCTTTCCGGAGCCAAGCTGCGCGAAGCCAACTTCTTTGAAACCGATCTTTCCGGGACGGATTTGAAAGGCCAGGTTCTGACGGGACTCGATCTGACCAGCAGCATACTGAAAGGCGCGGACCTTACCGGGGTCAACCTGAATCGAGCCAACCTGGATTCGGTGGATCTGCGTGGAGCCAACCTCACAATGGCCTTGCTTTTGGAAGCGAATCTTTCCGGCGCTCAGCTGGAAGGCACGCGCCTGACACGCGCCAATCTTAGTCATGCCAATCTTATGAGTGCCCGCTGTGATAAGGCGGATTTTTCGCAGGCCAACCTGCAGAGGATCAATGCTCTGGGCGCTTCTTTTGTCAACGCTGATCTGCGTGGCGCGCGACTTCTGGATGCTGACCTTACGCAGGCGAAATTTCGTAACGCCAATCTTGAAGGATCTCTCGTGAAGGGGGCCTCCGTATGCGATTCGGACCTGCCGCCCGCCGTGAAAAAGCAGGGCAGCTGCGCCGAAGCCAGCTTCATCACGGATGTGGATGATCTTTGA
- the murI gene encoding glutamate racemase, whose amino-acid sequence MNPTKHAIDALIFDSGVGGLSVLHEILRLRPQLSFVYVADNAGLPYGDKTPEWLQQRVSAVIAEALQLYTPKILVIACNTASTIVLPQIRSEVSFPVVGVVPAIKPAAALSKNRVIGLLATPGTVKRVYTDGLIQDFAKDCHVVRVGSSRLVELVERKLRGEALPLGELKTICQPFLDATPIPDTIVLGCTHFPLVPDELQAVLPGITLVDSGSAIAQRVMSLLGTEATAPQPLRKILFTRLDASIDQLRPYLKSLGLEKTQALDVAKESASPK is encoded by the coding sequence ATGAACCCGACCAAACACGCGATCGATGCGCTTATTTTTGACTCCGGAGTGGGGGGACTGAGTGTCCTTCATGAAATCCTGCGGCTGCGTCCGCAGCTGAGTTTTGTGTATGTCGCGGATAACGCCGGCCTGCCTTATGGCGACAAAACTCCAGAATGGCTTCAGCAGCGCGTCAGCGCGGTGATTGCCGAGGCCCTGCAGCTTTATACACCGAAGATTTTGGTCATCGCCTGCAATACAGCCAGTACCATCGTGCTGCCGCAGATTCGCTCGGAAGTCTCCTTTCCCGTTGTCGGTGTGGTTCCGGCCATCAAACCCGCTGCGGCTTTGAGCAAAAATCGGGTCATAGGACTTCTGGCGACGCCGGGAACCGTGAAACGCGTTTATACCGATGGCTTGATTCAAGACTTTGCCAAGGATTGCCATGTCGTGCGCGTAGGCAGTTCGCGGCTGGTGGAGCTCGTCGAGCGTAAACTGCGCGGCGAGGCGCTGCCCCTGGGTGAACTCAAAACCATCTGCCAGCCTTTTTTGGATGCGACGCCGATCCCGGATACCATCGTTTTGGGCTGCACGCATTTTCCCCTGGTCCCTGACGAACTGCAAGCCGTGCTGCCTGGCATCACCCTTGTCGATTCGGGTTCCGCTATCGCCCAGCGGGTCATGAGCCTTTTGGGAACGGAAGCGACAGCGCCGCAGCCTCTGCGAAAAATTCTTTTTACAAGGCTGGATGCCAGCATTGATCAGCTGCGGCCTTACCTGAAAAGCCTGGGTCTTGAGAAGACGCAGGCTCTGGACGTCGCGAAAGAATCTGCTTCTCCGAAATAA
- a CDS encoding glutamate--tRNA ligase family protein, translating to MLAEIRQQLRNLPPGLRTRFAPSPTGYLHLGHAASAVFVWGIAQAIDAEIVLRIEDHDRGRVRPEYEKAIIEDLLWLGLIAKPTFFRQSDHWDRYQNKMEDARARGLVYACTCSRREIQERTGEDSREELRYDGHCRDLNHPDHQAGLRIRMEPQDLSFTDLWTGPQGQKPSEQCGDVLIRDRDGYWTYNFAVSIDDAAEDIDLIIRGQDLLSATGRQLQLRSIFAITKPLRFIHHPLIWESPERKLSKRNGSTSLRHLREQGHSAAMILGQAAHSVGLLPKPEPVAAHELKGLFA from the coding sequence GTGCTGGCGGAAATTCGCCAACAACTCCGAAACTTGCCCCCCGGACTGCGCACACGTTTCGCGCCCAGTCCGACCGGCTATCTGCATCTCGGCCATGCAGCTTCGGCGGTTTTTGTCTGGGGCATAGCCCAGGCCATCGACGCCGAAATCGTTCTGCGCATCGAGGATCACGATCGGGGCCGGGTTCGCCCTGAATACGAAAAAGCCATCATCGAGGATCTGCTCTGGCTCGGCCTGATCGCAAAGCCGACGTTTTTCCGCCAGAGCGATCACTGGGATCGTTATCAAAATAAAATGGAAGACGCGCGCGCCCGCGGGCTGGTGTATGCATGCACCTGCAGTCGGCGTGAGATTCAGGAGCGCACAGGGGAAGATTCGCGGGAAGAGCTGCGCTATGACGGTCATTGCCGTGACCTTAACCATCCCGATCATCAGGCGGGCCTTAGAATTCGAATGGAACCGCAGGATCTTTCCTTCACTGATCTTTGGACCGGACCTCAGGGGCAAAAACCCAGTGAGCAATGCGGGGATGTCTTGATTCGCGATCGCGACGGCTATTGGACTTATAACTTTGCCGTGAGCATCGACGATGCCGCCGAGGACATCGACCTTATCATCCGGGGTCAGGATCTTTTATCCGCCACAGGACGGCAACTCCAGTTGCGTTCGATTTTTGCTATTACAAAACCGCTTCGTTTCATACATCATCCTTTGATCTGGGAAAGTCCCGAACGGAAATTATCCAAACGCAACGGTTCGACCAGTCTGCGCCACCTGCGCGAGCAGGGGCATTCCGCCGCGATGATTCTGGGCCAGGCCGCCCATTCCGTCGGTCTTTTGCCAAAGCCCGAACCTGTCGCGGCCCACGAACTGAAAGGGCTCTTCGCATGA
- the thiL gene encoding thiamine-phosphate kinase, producing the protein MKENKIIEQLTRQCPDNASVKLGIGDDSAVLRPSERDQLVCADMLMEGVHFLIDAHNIEKIGHKALAVNLSDIAAMGGEALSAYICLALPRARAESRFIERLYTGFAQLAQRFQVAIAGGDTNIWEGPLVISVTVVGAVHEKGAITRRGAQIGDVVMVTGELGGSIEGHHLDFMPRLHEAKVLMDGCTLHSMIDVSDGLGKDLRDICRQSGVAAVLEAERLPLRAPLRAMPQAEALHHALADGEDFELCFTLSEKEAERLEARADVRCYRIGRITAGEGLYWGHGLQKGEAIHAVGYEHGKGPA; encoded by the coding sequence ATGAAAGAAAATAAAATCATTGAGCAGCTGACTCGCCAGTGCCCGGATAATGCCAGCGTCAAGCTCGGCATCGGTGATGACAGCGCGGTCCTGCGTCCGAGCGAACGCGACCAGCTTGTCTGTGCGGATATGCTGATGGAAGGCGTGCATTTTCTGATCGACGCTCATAACATCGAAAAGATTGGCCATAAGGCACTGGCGGTGAATCTTTCCGATATCGCCGCGATGGGTGGAGAAGCGTTGTCCGCTTATATCTGCCTCGCGCTGCCACGGGCACGGGCTGAATCACGCTTTATCGAGCGGCTCTATACGGGCTTTGCCCAGCTCGCTCAGAGATTTCAGGTCGCCATTGCTGGTGGGGATACGAATATCTGGGAAGGCCCGCTGGTGATATCGGTGACGGTGGTCGGGGCCGTTCATGAAAAAGGCGCGATCACCCGCCGCGGTGCGCAGATCGGTGATGTGGTGATGGTCACGGGTGAATTGGGCGGCAGCATCGAAGGGCATCATTTGGATTTCATGCCGCGGCTTCATGAAGCCAAGGTTCTGATGGATGGCTGCACGCTGCACAGCATGATCGATGTTTCCGATGGGCTGGGAAAAGACCTGCGCGATATCTGTCGACAGAGCGGTGTGGCTGCGGTTTTGGAAGCCGAGCGTCTGCCTTTGCGCGCGCCGCTTCGGGCCATGCCTCAGGCGGAAGCCCTGCATCATGCCCTGGCCGATGGTGAGGATTTCGAACTCTGTTTCACCTTGAGTGAGAAGGAAGCCGAGCGTCTGGAGGCGCGAGCTGATGTCCGCTGTTATCGCATTGGCCGCATCACTGCGGGCGAGGGACTTTACTGGGGGCATGGGCTGCAGAAAGGTGAAGCCATTCATGCCGTAGGCTATGAGCACGGAAAGGGGCCGGCATGA
- a CDS encoding DUF2786 domain-containing protein produces MKGPGLHESFEDYLERCWTQQLVREAHEALSYYRIRIPMPVFFLTRDSQRYGVFDPLHYSIGMSRVLIEKHPWDLVLEVLKHELAHALVFQQYGHDDSVHGEFFAKACERLGVAPWARHATIELDPAAAMAAHRELDPEEEKLLRRVEKLLSLAASGNENEASLAMQRARELCARHHLESLAAHKKQDYTYVVVHHRKKQIATWQWSIFNLLNEYFFVSCISRNLFDAKDLTHYKVVDIMGTRENVQMAEYAYWFLYQQLPLLFDQFRKGKGIQPRNARNSFYMGVLRGFAEKLKKQQKEMAQNTEARKQTELVLVAEAELQDFVRVRFPSITGGSGRSVSVSEEAYNSGKDRGRELTLHRGIHQQHSGGVRLLR; encoded by the coding sequence ATGAAAGGTCCCGGACTGCACGAGAGTTTCGAGGATTACCTGGAGCGCTGCTGGACGCAGCAGCTGGTGCGCGAGGCGCATGAGGCGCTGTCCTATTACCGTATCCGCATACCGATGCCGGTCTTTTTTTTGACGCGTGATAGTCAGCGCTATGGAGTGTTCGATCCGCTGCATTACAGCATCGGCATGAGCCGCGTCCTGATTGAAAAGCATCCTTGGGATTTGGTGCTGGAAGTCCTGAAGCATGAACTCGCCCATGCCCTGGTGTTTCAACAGTACGGGCATGATGATAGCGTGCACGGGGAATTTTTCGCCAAGGCCTGTGAACGCCTTGGCGTTGCACCGTGGGCCCGTCATGCGACGATCGAATTGGATCCGGCGGCGGCCATGGCCGCGCATCGCGAGCTGGATCCTGAAGAGGAAAAACTTCTGAGGCGGGTCGAAAAACTTTTATCCCTGGCCGCCAGCGGCAATGAAAACGAGGCCAGCCTTGCCATGCAAAGAGCGCGGGAGCTTTGCGCGCGGCATCATCTGGAGTCCCTCGCGGCGCATAAGAAGCAGGACTACACCTATGTGGTCGTGCATCATCGCAAAAAGCAGATCGCGACCTGGCAGTGGAGCATCTTCAATCTTCTGAATGAATATTTCTTTGTCAGCTGCATCTCGCGGAATCTTTTCGATGCCAAGGACCTGACGCATTATAAAGTCGTCGACATCATGGGCACGCGCGAGAACGTGCAGATGGCCGAGTATGCCTATTGGTTTTTGTATCAGCAGCTGCCCTTGCTCTTCGATCAATTCCGCAAAGGCAAAGGGATTCAGCCCCGGAATGCGCGCAACTCCTTTTATATGGGGGTCCTGCGCGGCTTTGCGGAGAAGCTTAAAAAACAGCAAAAGGAAATGGCCCAGAACACTGAAGCGCGGAAGCAGACCGAACTCGTCCTGGTCGCCGAGGCCGAACTGCAGGATTTCGTACGCGTGCGTTTTCCGTCCATCACCGGCGGCAGCGGCCGCAGCGTGAGCGTTTCGGAAGAGGCGTATAATTCCGGGAAGGATCGCGGCCGCGAACTCACTCTGCATCGTGGTATTCATCAGCAGCACTCAGGTGGTGTCAGGCTGCTGCGCTGA
- a CDS encoding BPSS1780 family membrane protein, with protein MSIAKVPAGRGAAWIGQSISLVTARPVAWIGGTAVAIGLNFTLGWIPVIGWILNQLIQFLVIILAFHFAQAQMRGEDFDLDTALDHTKSRLSRLVLMMAISTLLFFICALPVLGALVAAGGIDFLMQQQTHMPELSWTSSLIIAFGGLVSGIASTVAFAATCFTTPLILFQNQSIGNALRLSLNAVRRNLGPLLIFTVLIVLFLAVCAIPLGLGLIFGLPTALASLYVVYEELLGKAEAL; from the coding sequence ATGAGTATCGCGAAAGTTCCAGCCGGTCGTGGAGCAGCCTGGATTGGTCAATCCATCAGTCTTGTCACCGCCCGCCCCGTCGCATGGATCGGCGGCACAGCGGTGGCGATTGGTTTGAACTTCACCCTTGGCTGGATTCCTGTCATAGGCTGGATCTTGAACCAGCTGATCCAATTCCTTGTGATCATCCTCGCCTTTCATTTTGCGCAAGCGCAGATGCGCGGCGAAGACTTTGACCTGGATACCGCGCTCGATCATACGAAAAGCCGGCTCTCCCGCCTGGTCCTCATGATGGCGATCAGCACGCTCCTCTTTTTCATCTGTGCCCTGCCTGTCCTGGGCGCCCTCGTGGCCGCAGGCGGCATCGACTTTCTGATGCAGCAGCAAACCCATATGCCCGAACTGTCCTGGACCTCGAGCCTCATCATCGCCTTCGGTGGCCTTGTGAGCGGCATCGCATCCACGGTGGCCTTCGCGGCGACCTGCTTCACGACGCCTTTGATCCTGTTTCAAAATCAAAGCATCGGCAATGCCCTGCGCTTAAGCCTGAATGCTGTCCGCCGCAATCTCGGGCCGCTCCTGATTTTCACTGTCCTGATCGTCCTCTTCCTGGCGGTCTGTGCGATACCCCTTGGACTGGGGCTGATCTTCGGTTTGCCGACCGCCCTCGCATCTCTTTACGTGGTCTATGAAGAGCTTTTGGGCAAGGCCGAAGCCCTGTGA
- a CDS encoding TVP38/TMEM64 family protein: protein MKTLGKILLVLTCLALFLAFVRWQFRDFSWTSCSNVRLYFLGMGWTAPLLIYLGFVSSSFALVPGTLLALLTGLIYGWVWGSALALAGISSGAILAFFISRTLAREPFAKLLQHRSWYIRLQSMLRDNGLGFIMLVRLVPLFPFTGLNFACGLLPIRVTDYVLGSLLGMLPGTFVYNYLGHTGCQLVEPLMRGNFREVHIPVELRWQLGTALACLLLLSSTPLLWQLRNRRKR, encoded by the coding sequence ATGAAAACTCTCGGCAAGATTCTGCTCGTCCTGACCTGTCTGGCTCTTTTCCTGGCCTTCGTCCGCTGGCAGTTCCGTGATTTTTCCTGGACCAGCTGCTCGAATGTCCGCCTTTATTTTCTCGGCATGGGCTGGACCGCACCGCTTTTAATCTATCTCGGTTTCGTCAGCTCATCCTTCGCCCTGGTCCCCGGCACGCTTTTGGCTTTGCTCACTGGCCTCATCTACGGCTGGGTCTGGGGCTCGGCTTTGGCGTTGGCCGGCATCAGCAGTGGGGCCATACTCGCTTTTTTCATCAGCCGAACCCTGGCGCGCGAGCCTTTCGCCAAACTTTTGCAGCATCGCAGCTGGTACATCCGCCTGCAAAGCATGCTCCGTGATAATGGGCTGGGCTTCATCATGCTCGTACGCCTTGTTCCGCTTTTTCCCTTCACAGGCCTCAATTTCGCCTGCGGACTCCTGCCGATCCGCGTGACCGATTATGTGCTGGGTTCCCTGCTCGGCATGCTGCCTGGCACCTTTGTTTACAACTATCTGGGCCATACCGGCTGTCAACTCGTCGAACCTTTGATGCGCGGGAATTTTCGCGAGGTGCATATCCCCGTCGAGCTACGCTGGCAGCTCGGTACAGCGCTTGCCTGTCTTCTTCTTTTGAGTAGCACGCCTCTTCTTTGGCAGCTGCGAAACCGCAGAAAACGCTAG
- a CDS encoding class I SAM-dependent methyltransferase, producing the protein MAFDKYLYYARSVQSPDVDAAFLDRVYREIRGQEAKVLGEDFCAAFSLCCEWAKLNPEKIAYGIDLDPEPLEYGRAHYLNLLTPEQQKRVHTLQMDVMNPELPRADIIAPLNFSYFGFKKREDLKRYFQAAYNRLNDKGLLIMDCFGGQSCMEPNEHETEYDDFSYYWDQDTFDPLTNEAMFYIHYRPKGQKKMKNVFTYDWRLWSLPELRDLLEEIGFKKVHYYWEGTDEDGEGDGNFNKIEKGEICDSWVAYIVGEK; encoded by the coding sequence ATGGCTTTTGACAAGTACCTCTATTATGCGCGCTCGGTTCAATCACCCGATGTGGATGCAGCGTTTTTGGATCGTGTGTATCGCGAAATTCGTGGTCAGGAAGCCAAGGTTTTGGGCGAGGATTTCTGTGCCGCCTTTTCTCTTTGCTGCGAGTGGGCCAAACTGAATCCGGAAAAAATCGCCTATGGCATCGATCTGGATCCTGAGCCCTTGGAATATGGCCGCGCTCATTATTTGAATCTTCTGACCCCTGAGCAGCAAAAGCGCGTGCATACGCTGCAGATGGACGTCATGAATCCTGAGCTGCCGCGCGCCGACATCATCGCGCCGCTGAATTTTTCCTATTTCGGCTTTAAAAAGCGCGAGGACCTCAAGCGTTATTTTCAGGCCGCCTACAATCGCCTGAATGACAAGGGTCTTCTGATCATGGACTGCTTCGGCGGTCAATCCTGTATGGAACCCAATGAGCATGAAACCGAGTATGATGATTTCAGCTACTATTGGGACCAGGACACCTTCGATCCTTTGACCAATGAAGCGATGTTCTATATCCACTACCGCCCGAAAGGCCAGAAGAAGATGAAGAATGTCTTCACCTATGACTGGCGCCTCTGGAGCCTGCCCGAGCTGCGGGATCTTCTTGAGGAGATCGGCTTCAAGAAAGTGCACTACTACTGGGAAGGCACCGATGAAGACGGTGAAGGCGACGGCAATTTCAACAAGATCGAAAAAGGCGAGATCTGCGACAGCTGGGTCGCCTATATCGTCGGCGAAAAATAA
- a CDS encoding 7TM diverse intracellular signaling domain-containing protein: MRLWLHRLMMILVLLVPCTGWAISQPFVIQKGHMDLTVWSQLEHADSVALMGEWLFYPSQLLGPGEPSPPATLREVPGVWTTDVGLNYGTYKLNITLGKARKVGLIVPRYTSSCRIFVNGQVVFEGGTVSTTPASTQPARQIAVLPLDPATNYEVIIQVSNYLHARGGLFAPPIFGDYKALVKEENRRAITESVIAGGFLAIGVYHLILFGIRRQRLVFYFGMACMAIAVRIAFTNSMPVRNYFDLDYTNSVRIEYISLFLLNPLIELYLARMFENEYPWKLFKFRLFCFAAVLATTLLPIYYMTHVLRYCHMSHIMGILICVYTVTRAKANGRLGSSLIASGIVIFACFLLWDVYVSLHAGLTSTYIFHWGFLIFILSQSGAIAQAYDDTFHKLLASEAEKHHSLEQLAKVFFPHQIAAIRQSRQLEETMPTIPGQGCVISFDIVASSRIKHIKAKDFFRKVFARCNQAIAEGYDGINLKSRAYRIKEMGDGFLCSIGYPFQSMTDNPAHDAIDLAKDFIRILAEESAMLHTATPVACGIGIALGPMTGFFPESGTKEYDIYGLPIVLATRYESLRKSLFETDPSGSVIIIQELVYQSLDPSHRDGFVAMNLKESGFVVRDDPAATHLYYQIVQTPMMGAPEVSLKAL; encoded by the coding sequence TTGCGCTTATGGCTCCATCGTCTGATGATGATCCTCGTCCTTCTGGTGCCATGCACCGGATGGGCCATAAGCCAGCCTTTTGTCATTCAAAAAGGTCACATGGACCTTACCGTCTGGTCCCAGCTCGAACATGCCGACTCCGTCGCGCTCATGGGGGAATGGCTGTTCTATCCGAGCCAGCTCCTTGGGCCCGGTGAGCCTTCTCCGCCGGCCACCCTGCGTGAAGTCCCCGGCGTGTGGACGACCGATGTTGGCCTGAATTATGGGACGTATAAGCTGAACATCACTCTCGGCAAGGCGCGCAAGGTGGGGCTTATCGTCCCGCGCTATACCTCGTCCTGTCGCATCTTCGTCAACGGTCAGGTCGTCTTTGAAGGCGGCACGGTGTCCACCACCCCGGCCAGCACGCAGCCCGCGCGGCAAATCGCAGTTTTACCCCTGGATCCTGCTACGAACTATGAGGTCATCATTCAGGTTTCGAACTATCTGCATGCCCGCGGCGGACTCTTTGCGCCGCCGATTTTTGGTGACTATAAAGCCCTGGTGAAAGAGGAAAACCGTCGCGCCATCACCGAGTCGGTCATCGCCGGCGGGTTTTTGGCTATAGGCGTCTATCACCTGATCCTCTTTGGTATCCGGCGGCAGCGCCTTGTGTTCTATTTCGGTATGGCCTGTATGGCGATCGCCGTTCGCATCGCCTTCACCAACTCCATGCCGGTTCGCAATTACTTCGACCTTGATTACACCAACTCCGTGCGCATTGAATACATCAGCCTCTTCCTTCTGAATCCTTTGATCGAACTCTACCTGGCCCGCATGTTTGAAAATGAATACCCCTGGAAACTCTTTAAATTCAGGCTTTTCTGCTTTGCGGCCGTGCTCGCGACCACGCTCCTTCCCATCTACTATATGACCCATGTTCTGCGATACTGCCATATGTCGCACATCATGGGGATCCTGATCTGCGTCTATACCGTGACACGGGCGAAAGCGAATGGACGCCTCGGGTCGAGTCTGATCGCCTCGGGCATCGTGATCTTCGCTTGCTTTCTACTCTGGGATGTCTACGTCTCGCTGCATGCGGGACTGACCTCCACCTACATCTTCCATTGGGGTTTTCTCATCTTTATCCTGAGTCAATCCGGGGCGATCGCCCAGGCTTATGATGATACCTTTCATAAGCTGCTCGCATCGGAAGCCGAGAAGCATCATTCTCTGGAGCAGCTCGCGAAGGTGTTCTTTCCCCATCAGATCGCGGCCATTCGTCAAAGCAGGCAGCTGGAAGAAACCATGCCCACCATCCCCGGCCAGGGCTGTGTGATTTCCTTTGATATCGTGGCCAGCTCGCGGATCAAGCACATCAAAGCCAAGGATTTTTTCCGCAAGGTTTTTGCCCGCTGTAACCAGGCCATCGCGGAAGGTTATGATGGCATCAATCTGAAATCACGCGCCTATCGCATCAAGGAAATGGGTGACGGTTTTCTCTGCTCCATCGGCTATCCCTTTCAGTCGATGACGGATAATCCCGCTCATGACGCCATCGATCTGGCCAAGGACTTCATCCGCATCCTGGCCGAGGAATCCGCCATGCTTCATACTGCGACCCCTGTGGCCTGCGGCATCGGGATCGCGCTTGGACCGATGACCGGATTTTTTCCCGAGTCCGGGACCAAGGAATATGACATCTATGGTCTGCCCATCGTCCTTGCCACGCGCTATGAAAGTCTGCGCAAGAGTCTTTTTGAAACCGATCCTTCGGGCAGCGTCATCATCATTCAGGAGCTGGTCTATCAGAGTCTGGATCCCTCGCATCGCGACGGCTTCGTCGCCATGAATCTGAAGGAAAGCGGCTTTGTCGTTCGGGATGATCCCGCCGCCACGCATCTTTATTACCAGATCGTTCAGACTCCTATGATGGGAGCGCCCGAAGTTTCACTGAAAGCCCTTTAG